A single genomic interval of Microbacterium sp. BLY harbors:
- a CDS encoding DEAD/DEAH box helicase: MTSTTAAPLRDAARAALGELVGRPDVDFHDGQYEAIEALVEGRRRALVVQRTGWGKSAVYFVATLLRRRQGAGPTVLVSPLLALMRDQIAAAERAGVRAVAINSTNAHEWAEVQESLARDEVDVLLVSPERLNNPAFREEQLPALVARLGMLVVDEAHCISDWGHDFRPDYRRLRDLIAQMPADVPVLATTATANSRVVADVAEQLGALPDGEGGAEPVPVLTIRGPLARTSLRLGVLRLRDSASRLAWLLSHLDDLPGSGIIYTLTVAAANDTARLLRDHGHDVRAYTGQTDPEERAEAEGLLKRNEVKALVATSALGMGFDKPDLGFVVHLGAPSSPVAYYQQVGRAGRASESADVLLLPGAEDRDIWHYFATASMPDRERAERVIGALGDSPISTPALEALVDIRRTPLELLLKVLDVDGAVRRVQGGWVATGRPWTYDAERYERIAAERVAEQQHMLEYERTDGCRMAFLQRTLDDDTAAPCGRCDNCAGVWFPQEVASTASAQAAESLDRVGVPVEPRRAWPTGADRLDVPVRGRIPADEQAAEGRALARLTDLGWGGALREIFAAGAADAPVAPALLQACVRVLAGWGWAERPVAVVAMPSRSHPQLVDSLARGLSEIGRLPYLGALEWRGGGPSGQAGGNSVFRLAGVWDRFDTAHLEIPSGPVLLVDDLIDSRWTMTVAARALRQAGATAVLPFALGLRG; encoded by the coding sequence ATGACCTCCACGACTGCCGCACCCCTCCGTGACGCCGCCCGCGCCGCCCTCGGGGAGCTCGTCGGCCGCCCCGACGTCGACTTCCACGACGGCCAGTACGAGGCGATCGAGGCGCTGGTCGAGGGGCGTCGCCGGGCGCTGGTGGTGCAGCGCACGGGATGGGGGAAGTCGGCGGTGTACTTCGTCGCGACCCTCCTCCGCCGCCGGCAGGGGGCCGGTCCCACCGTGCTCGTATCTCCGCTCCTGGCGCTCATGCGCGACCAGATCGCCGCGGCCGAGCGCGCGGGGGTGCGTGCGGTCGCCATCAACTCGACGAACGCCCACGAATGGGCCGAGGTACAGGAGAGCCTCGCGCGCGACGAGGTCGACGTGCTCCTCGTCTCGCCCGAGCGACTGAACAATCCCGCGTTCCGGGAGGAGCAGCTGCCGGCGCTCGTCGCGCGGCTCGGCATGCTCGTGGTCGACGAGGCGCACTGCATCAGCGACTGGGGGCACGACTTCCGTCCCGACTACCGCCGCCTGCGCGACCTCATCGCGCAGATGCCCGCCGACGTGCCCGTGCTCGCCACGACCGCGACGGCGAACAGTCGCGTGGTCGCCGACGTCGCGGAGCAGCTGGGGGCTCTTCCTGATGGCGAGGGCGGGGCCGAGCCGGTCCCGGTGCTCACGATCCGCGGCCCGCTCGCCCGCACCTCGCTGCGGCTCGGCGTGCTCCGCCTCCGCGACTCGGCGAGCCGCCTGGCCTGGCTGCTCAGCCATCTCGACGACCTCCCCGGCAGCGGCATCATCTACACGCTCACGGTCGCGGCCGCGAACGACACCGCGCGTCTCCTGCGGGACCACGGTCACGACGTGCGCGCCTACACCGGGCAGACCGACCCCGAGGAGCGGGCGGAGGCCGAGGGCCTGCTCAAGCGGAACGAGGTGAAGGCGCTCGTCGCGACCAGCGCGCTCGGGATGGGGTTCGACAAACCGGACTTGGGGTTCGTCGTGCATCTCGGAGCGCCGTCCTCGCCCGTCGCGTACTACCAGCAGGTCGGCCGAGCGGGGCGCGCGAGCGAGAGCGCCGACGTGCTCCTGCTTCCCGGGGCCGAGGATCGCGACATCTGGCACTACTTCGCCACGGCGTCGATGCCCGATCGGGAGCGCGCCGAGCGGGTCATCGGCGCCCTTGGCGACAGCCCGATCTCGACGCCGGCGCTGGAGGCCCTCGTCGACATCCGCCGCACGCCCCTCGAGCTCCTGCTGAAGGTGCTCGACGTGGACGGTGCCGTGCGGCGCGTGCAGGGCGGGTGGGTCGCGACGGGGCGCCCGTGGACGTACGACGCCGAGCGCTACGAGCGCATCGCCGCCGAGCGGGTCGCGGAGCAGCAGCACATGCTCGAGTACGAGCGCACCGACGGCTGCCGCATGGCGTTCCTGCAGCGGACGCTCGATGACGACACCGCCGCGCCCTGCGGGCGCTGCGACAACTGCGCCGGGGTCTGGTTCCCCCAGGAGGTCGCGTCGACCGCGAGCGCGCAGGCCGCGGAGTCGCTGGATCGCGTCGGGGTGCCGGTCGAACCGCGTCGGGCCTGGCCGACGGGTGCCGACCGGCTCGACGTGCCGGTGCGGGGCCGCATCCCCGCAGACGAGCAGGCCGCCGAGGGCCGGGCGCTGGCGCGGTTGACGGACCTCGGCTGGGGCGGCGCGCTGCGCGAGATCTTCGCTGCGGGTGCCGCCGACGCCCCTGTCGCTCCGGCGCTGCTCCAGGCCTGTGTCCGCGTGCTGGCGGGGTGGGGATGGGCGGAGCGACCGGTCGCCGTGGTCGCCATGCCCTCCCGGTCGCATCCGCAGCTCGTCGATTCGCTCGCCCGCGGGCTCTCGGAGATCGGGCGACTCCCGTACCTCGGGGCGCTGGAGTGGCGGGGCGGCGGGCCGTCAGGGCAGGCAGGCGGAAACAGCGTCTTCCGGCTCGCCGGAGTGTGGGACCGGTTCGACACCGCGCACCTCGAGATCCCCTCCGGCCCGGTGCTCCTCGTCGACGACCTCATCGACAGCCGCTGGACCATGACGGTCGCCGCGCGCGCCCTGCGGCAGGCCGGGGCCACGGCCGTGCTGCCCTTCGCACTCGGCCTGCGCGGCTGA
- a CDS encoding IclR family transcriptional regulator, with the protein MIQAIDRAAKILDLLQGARHLGITDLSSALGLPPSTVHGLVKSLRAHGLVAKERGGQRYMLGPTLLRLSNVYLDTLDVRARAMRWTQELARRTGLSVRLGAPHLTDVLVIHHNLRPDDSPQMLETGMAVPAHASAMGKVLLAYDQAFQRSVFAEPLRSLTGDTVTDVARLTLELPGIAERGTAAESDEAVLGESSLAAPIADASNTIVAAVAIVLPTSDAPPSDAVVQALRETARNVSRELGATTWPPPVAPADD; encoded by the coding sequence GTGATCCAGGCCATCGACCGCGCCGCGAAGATCCTCGACCTGCTGCAGGGCGCCCGTCACCTCGGCATCACCGACCTGTCGTCGGCGCTGGGGCTTCCCCCGTCGACGGTGCACGGGCTGGTGAAGTCGCTGCGCGCGCACGGCCTCGTCGCGAAGGAACGCGGCGGCCAGCGCTACATGCTCGGCCCCACCCTCCTGCGGCTGAGCAACGTCTATCTCGACACGCTGGACGTGCGTGCCCGCGCGATGCGGTGGACGCAGGAGCTCGCGCGGCGCACCGGCCTGTCGGTGCGACTCGGAGCCCCGCACCTCACCGACGTGCTCGTCATTCACCACAACCTCCGTCCGGACGACAGCCCGCAGATGCTGGAGACCGGGATGGCGGTCCCCGCCCACGCGTCAGCGATGGGCAAGGTGCTCCTCGCGTACGACCAGGCGTTCCAGCGGAGCGTGTTCGCCGAGCCGCTGCGCTCCCTCACGGGCGACACGGTCACGGACGTCGCGCGGCTCACGCTCGAGTTGCCGGGGATCGCGGAGCGCGGGACGGCGGCGGAGAGCGATGAGGCCGTCCTCGGCGAGTCGTCCCTCGCGGCACCGATCGCGGACGCGTCGAACACGATCGTCGCGGCCGTCGCCATCGTGCTGCCGACGTCGGATGCGCCCCCCTCCGACGCGGTCGTGCAGGCCCTGCGGGAGACGGCCCGCAACGTCTCCCGCGAACTCGGCGCGACCACCTGGCCGCCGCCCGTGGCACCGGCCGACGACTGA
- the dhaK gene encoding dihydroxyacetone kinase subunit DhaK has protein sequence MKKLINAPEDVLVESLKGVAAAHPELSVDLENHVITRATPKAQGKVAVVSGGGSGHEPLHGGYVGTGMLDAAVAGEVFTSPTPDRVQVATQAVDRGAGVLHIVKNYTGDVLNFEMAAELAAMEGIEVGTVVVDDDVAVQDSLYTAGRRGVGLTVLLEKLVGAAAEEGRDLAAVVDLAKRINGQGRSMGMALTSCTVPAAGKPTFDLPDDQMEIGIGIHGEPGRHREPLAPASEIARQLVEPILADLDASGPAIVMLNGMGATPLIELYLMYGEVAALLEKSGVQIARNLVGNYITSLDMAGCSVTVLKADDELLRLWDAPVNTPGLRWGA, from the coding sequence ATGAAGAAGCTCATCAACGCCCCGGAGGACGTCCTCGTCGAGTCCCTGAAGGGCGTCGCCGCCGCGCACCCCGAACTCTCCGTCGATCTGGAGAACCACGTCATCACGCGGGCCACGCCCAAGGCCCAGGGCAAGGTGGCCGTCGTCTCGGGCGGAGGGTCCGGGCATGAGCCGCTGCACGGCGGCTATGTCGGCACCGGCATGCTCGACGCGGCCGTCGCCGGCGAGGTCTTCACCTCGCCCACCCCCGACCGTGTCCAGGTCGCGACCCAGGCCGTCGACCGCGGTGCCGGCGTGCTGCACATCGTCAAGAACTACACGGGCGACGTGCTGAACTTCGAGATGGCGGCCGAGCTCGCGGCGATGGAGGGGATCGAAGTCGGCACGGTCGTCGTCGACGACGACGTCGCCGTGCAGGACTCGCTGTACACCGCCGGTCGCCGCGGCGTCGGCCTCACGGTCCTGCTGGAGAAGCTCGTGGGAGCGGCCGCGGAGGAGGGGCGCGATCTCGCGGCGGTCGTCGATCTCGCGAAGCGCATCAACGGACAGGGGCGTTCGATGGGGATGGCCCTCACGAGTTGCACGGTGCCCGCCGCCGGGAAGCCCACCTTCGACCTCCCCGACGACCAGATGGAGATCGGCATCGGCATCCACGGCGAGCCGGGGCGGCACCGCGAGCCGCTCGCTCCCGCGTCCGAGATCGCCCGGCAGCTCGTCGAGCCGATCCTCGCCGACCTCGACGCGTCCGGACCCGCGATCGTGATGCTGAACGGGATGGGCGCCACGCCCCTGATCGAGCTCTACCTCATGTACGGTGAGGTCGCGGCCCTCCTCGAGAAGTCCGGCGTGCAGATCGCCCGGAACCTCGTGGGCAACTACATCACGTCGCTCGACATGGCCGGGTGCTCCGTCACGGTGCTGAAGGCCGACGACGAGCTGCTGCGGCTGTGGGACGCGCCGGTGAACACGCCCGGTCTGCGATGGGGCGCATGA
- the dhaL gene encoding dihydroxyacetone kinase subunit DhaL, which produces MAAIGTDVLVDWVSRYREAVTAQRDWLTELDSAIGDADHGANMARGFAAVGEKLSAATPTTVDELLKSVGMTLVSSVGGASGPLYGTFFLRMGMSAGAVTTLDGPGLAAALRAGLEGIVARGKAEAGDKTMFDAMAPAVDAFDAALAGGADAASAARAAADAAAAGRDATVPLVARKGRASYLGERSAGHLDPGAASTAILFETLAAALADAG; this is translated from the coding sequence ATGGCGGCGATCGGCACCGACGTCCTCGTCGACTGGGTCTCCCGCTATCGCGAGGCGGTGACCGCCCAGCGCGACTGGCTCACCGAACTCGACTCCGCGATCGGCGACGCCGATCACGGCGCGAACATGGCCCGCGGGTTCGCGGCCGTAGGGGAGAAGCTCTCCGCCGCGACGCCGACGACCGTCGACGAGCTCCTCAAGAGCGTGGGCATGACGCTCGTGAGCTCGGTGGGCGGCGCGAGCGGGCCGCTCTACGGCACGTTCTTCCTGCGCATGGGCATGTCCGCCGGCGCGGTGACGACGCTCGACGGCCCTGGCCTCGCCGCGGCCCTCCGGGCGGGACTCGAGGGCATCGTCGCCCGGGGCAAGGCCGAGGCGGGGGACAAGACGATGTTCGATGCGATGGCGCCCGCGGTCGATGCGTTCGATGCGGCTCTCGCCGGCGGAGCGGACGCGGCGTCCGCCGCACGCGCGGCCGCGGATGCGGCCGCCGCGGGACGGGATGCGACGGTGCCGCTCGTCGCCCGCAAGGGACGCGCCAGCTATCTCGGCGAGCGCAGCGCGGGCCATCTCGATCCGGGGGCGGCGTCCACCGCGATCCTGTTCGAGACGCTCGCCGCGGCCCTCGCGGACGCCGGATGA
- the ptsP gene encoding phosphoenolpyruvate--protein phosphotransferase gives MIGIVAVSHSARLGEAALELALQMVPGGGVEVRVAAGAGEDADGAPILGTDAVAVAAAIDDLAADVDGVLVLMDLGSAVLSAELAVELRSSDVAVRLAPAPFVEGLLAAVVAAAAGADLDAVADEAAAALAAKTGQLDAPGDETASAGAATAAEPQPPAPGDLAGDTVSRRVLVRNPLGVHARPAALIAEAAGGADVRLRRVGDGAEAAAGSLTRLLALGARQGTEIELIGRGAEAAAAVERIAALFQDGFGEGVDAAAPTRPATAGSVAGGNAAPTPPGPPIEIVSGAVLEGRGVSAGRVAAPAVTLAPPLPEPDPDTVVPPENRDAEVSTIEWAAVAVADQLRARAARARGEARAILDASRLLASDPELVADAAALVRRQGRTAARAVWEASAAHEAALATLGGRLAERAADIRDVRDRLVAEILRVDLPGVPEREEPFVLVATDLAPADTAALEGGMCVALVTAQGGPTSHTAIIARSLGLPAVVGVAGAAGIPEGTMLLVDGDHGTVHIDPDEAEIAEARAAATVVTFDGRGRLADGTRLPLLANVGGAADAETAAAAQAEGVGLFRTEFCFLDRTEAPSIDEQVDAYRGVLRAFAGRKVVVRTLDAGSDKPLPFANDDAEDNPALGVRGLRLARRRPALLDDQLRALARAADAEQAEVEVMAPMVATVDEAAGFAARCRAAGLDRAGIMIETPAAALLAEALFEVVDFVSLGTNDLAQYTLAADRLSSELADLNDPWQPAVLRLIGLVGAAGRAAGKPVGICGEAAGDPGLAPVLVGLGATSLSMTPRALGRVAAALDAVESDVCRRAAEAASGAATAADARRNAALVLDGGTAH, from the coding sequence ATGATCGGGATCGTCGCCGTTTCCCACAGCGCGCGACTCGGGGAGGCGGCGCTCGAACTCGCCCTGCAGATGGTGCCGGGCGGCGGGGTCGAGGTGCGCGTGGCGGCAGGCGCGGGCGAGGACGCGGACGGCGCGCCCATCCTCGGCACGGATGCGGTCGCGGTGGCCGCGGCGATCGATGATCTCGCCGCGGACGTCGACGGTGTCCTCGTGCTCATGGACCTCGGGTCCGCTGTGCTCAGCGCCGAACTGGCCGTGGAGCTGCGCAGCAGCGACGTAGCCGTGCGACTCGCTCCCGCGCCGTTCGTCGAGGGCCTGCTCGCGGCGGTCGTCGCCGCTGCGGCCGGCGCCGACCTCGACGCCGTCGCGGACGAGGCCGCCGCGGCTCTCGCGGCGAAGACCGGTCAGCTCGACGCTCCCGGAGACGAGACGGCGTCGGCCGGCGCGGCGACGGCAGCCGAGCCGCAGCCCCCGGCGCCGGGCGACCTCGCGGGCGACACCGTCTCCCGCCGGGTGCTGGTGCGCAACCCGCTCGGCGTGCACGCCCGCCCCGCAGCGCTCATCGCGGAGGCGGCGGGTGGTGCGGACGTGCGTCTGCGGCGTGTGGGGGACGGCGCGGAGGCCGCGGCCGGGAGCCTGACGCGGCTGCTCGCGCTCGGGGCGCGCCAGGGTACCGAGATCGAGCTCATTGGTCGCGGTGCGGAAGCCGCCGCGGCGGTCGAGCGCATCGCCGCGCTGTTCCAGGACGGGTTCGGTGAAGGGGTCGATGCCGCCGCACCGACGAGGCCCGCGACCGCCGGGTCCGTCGCCGGGGGCAACGCGGCGCCGACACCGCCCGGTCCGCCCATCGAGATCGTCTCCGGCGCCGTGCTGGAAGGGCGCGGTGTCAGCGCGGGACGCGTCGCTGCTCCCGCCGTGACCCTCGCCCCGCCGCTCCCCGAGCCGGACCCCGACACGGTGGTGCCCCCGGAGAACCGCGACGCCGAGGTGTCGACGATCGAATGGGCGGCGGTGGCCGTCGCCGATCAGCTGCGCGCGCGGGCGGCCCGGGCCCGAGGGGAGGCGCGCGCGATCCTCGATGCGTCTCGGCTGCTGGCCTCGGATCCCGAGCTCGTGGCGGACGCGGCGGCGCTCGTGCGCCGACAGGGGCGTACCGCGGCGCGCGCGGTCTGGGAGGCATCTGCCGCGCATGAAGCGGCGCTTGCGACCCTGGGCGGGCGTCTCGCGGAACGGGCGGCCGACATCCGCGACGTCCGCGACCGCCTCGTCGCCGAGATCCTCCGGGTGGACCTGCCCGGCGTGCCCGAGCGGGAGGAGCCGTTCGTGCTCGTCGCGACCGACCTCGCGCCGGCCGACACCGCCGCCCTGGAGGGCGGGATGTGCGTCGCGCTCGTCACCGCGCAGGGCGGCCCGACCTCGCACACGGCGATCATCGCGCGCTCGCTGGGTCTGCCCGCGGTCGTCGGCGTGGCGGGGGCAGCGGGCATCCCCGAAGGGACGATGCTCCTCGTCGACGGCGACCACGGCACCGTCCACATCGATCCCGACGAGGCGGAGATCGCGGAGGCGAGGGCCGCGGCCACGGTGGTCACCTTCGACGGGCGCGGGCGCCTGGCCGACGGCACGCGCCTGCCGCTCCTCGCCAACGTCGGGGGTGCGGCGGACGCGGAGACCGCCGCTGCGGCGCAGGCCGAGGGTGTCGGACTCTTCCGCACGGAGTTCTGCTTTCTGGACCGCACGGAAGCGCCGAGCATCGACGAGCAGGTGGACGCGTATCGTGGCGTCCTCCGCGCCTTCGCCGGGCGCAAGGTGGTCGTGCGCACGCTGGATGCCGGCAGCGACAAGCCGCTGCCGTTCGCGAACGACGACGCCGAGGACAACCCGGCCCTCGGCGTCCGGGGCCTCCGCCTCGCCCGCCGTCGCCCGGCGCTGCTCGACGACCAGCTGCGCGCCCTCGCGCGCGCGGCGGATGCCGAGCAGGCCGAGGTCGAGGTGATGGCGCCCATGGTCGCCACGGTCGACGAGGCGGCGGGCTTCGCCGCACGGTGCCGAGCCGCCGGACTGGACAGGGCGGGCATCATGATCGAGACCCCCGCCGCCGCGCTCCTCGCGGAAGCCCTGTTCGAGGTGGTGGACTTCGTGAGCCTCGGCACCAACGACCTCGCCCAGTACACGCTGGCGGCGGACCGGCTGTCGAGCGAGCTCGCCGATCTGAACGACCCCTGGCAGCCGGCGGTGCTGCGACTGATCGGCCTGGTCGGCGCGGCCGGTCGTGCCGCGGGCAAGCCGGTCGGGATCTGCGGGGAGGCGGCCGGTGATCCGGGCCTCGCCCCGGTGCTCGTCGGGCTCGGGGCGACCTCGTTGTCGATGACTCCGCGTGCCCTGGGACGGGTGGCGGCCGCGCTCGACGCCGTGGAATCCGACGTCTGTCGGCGCGCTGCCGAGGCGGCCAGCGGTGCGGCGACCGCGGCGGACGCCCGGCGCAATGCGGCTCTCGTGCTGGACGGTGGAACGGCGCACTGA
- a CDS encoding sensor domain-containing protein — translation MSTTVRDRRGMRGAGLLATVMAGALALIPGCAATPEATPTATASPAPETPTPEPYAGPLTFVGDELDAFALTPAEVADLLPSAPPATAVEDTLLQYSDGGGPDFTPAVCLLLTVETSMRSIGARTVPWIDSEDPGASGKQEILQFASEDVAAARMDDLLDTVEQCAQFDAQGAGTFDAVAAPETDGVRAFAGTLEMGSGQNGWRTHHAFASVGNVIVHLWQPALDGSEFDAERAALLLRDRAGEAKAAFVEKLTATPPATPTPETADPAAPWSEWEMTATGVGPLELGMSREEALAAIPGATAQAAGGTDTLVRLTSGDGASTLLLQFTDDGATLAAITAGIANVQGDVEPDGAVLPATGGVRIGAPVTEATAAFPEGTFIRIVSSGEYFYQSATRDGGVIRFRADREAADPAAVITGVTVEDATLWPPLRFE, via the coding sequence ATGTCGACGACGGTGCGGGACAGAAGAGGGATGCGGGGAGCGGGACTCCTCGCCACGGTGATGGCGGGGGCGCTCGCCCTGATCCCGGGGTGCGCGGCGACGCCGGAGGCGACGCCGACGGCCACGGCCTCTCCGGCGCCCGAGACCCCGACGCCGGAGCCCTACGCCGGGCCCCTCACCTTCGTCGGCGACGAACTGGACGCATTCGCACTCACGCCCGCCGAGGTCGCCGACCTTCTCCCCTCCGCGCCTCCGGCGACGGCGGTCGAGGACACGCTGCTGCAGTACTCCGACGGTGGCGGGCCGGACTTCACCCCGGCGGTCTGCCTGCTGCTCACCGTGGAGACGTCGATGCGCAGCATCGGGGCGCGGACGGTGCCCTGGATCGACTCCGAGGATCCGGGCGCCAGCGGCAAGCAGGAGATCCTGCAGTTCGCCTCCGAGGACGTCGCCGCCGCGCGCATGGACGACCTGCTCGACACGGTCGAGCAGTGCGCGCAGTTCGATGCGCAGGGCGCTGGGACCTTCGACGCCGTCGCCGCGCCGGAGACGGACGGCGTGCGCGCCTTCGCCGGCACCCTGGAGATGGGCTCGGGTCAGAACGGCTGGCGGACGCATCATGCCTTCGCCTCCGTCGGGAACGTCATCGTGCATCTGTGGCAGCCGGCTCTCGACGGGTCGGAGTTCGATGCCGAGCGTGCGGCACTGCTTCTGCGCGACCGCGCGGGGGAAGCCAAGGCCGCGTTCGTCGAGAAGCTGACCGCCACCCCGCCCGCGACACCGACGCCGGAGACCGCCGACCCGGCCGCACCGTGGAGCGAATGGGAGATGACCGCGACGGGCGTCGGACCGCTCGAACTGGGGATGTCCCGCGAGGAGGCGCTGGCGGCGATCCCGGGGGCGACCGCGCAGGCCGCCGGCGGTACGGACACACTGGTGCGCCTCACGAGCGGTGACGGCGCGAGCACGCTCCTGCTGCAGTTCACGGACGACGGCGCGACGCTCGCGGCGATCACCGCCGGCATCGCCAACGTGCAGGGCGATGTCGAGCCGGACGGTGCCGTCCTGCCCGCGACGGGCGGAGTCCGCATCGGCGCGCCGGTGACGGAGGCGACCGCGGCCTTCCCGGAGGGGACGTTCATCCGCATCGTCTCGTCGGGCGAGTACTTCTATCAGTCAGCGACGCGGGACGGGGGCGTCATCCGCTTCCGCGCCGATCGGGAGGCGGCGGACCCCGCGGCCGTCATCACCGGGGTGACCGTGGAGGACGCGACCCTCTGGCCGCCGCTGCGCTTCGAGTGA
- the paaI gene encoding hydroxyphenylacetyl-CoA thioesterase PaaI has product MTDTTMGTADAVRPNRAMMARDRASAMLGLVVERDDPGHAVVSMRVREDMTNGFQITHGGLVFALADTAFAIACNEDDRVTVAAGADISFLKPTVAGQTLTATAVRRTRTGRSGLYDVTVVDEQGDPVAEFRGRSRTTSQTF; this is encoded by the coding sequence ATGACGGACACGACGATGGGCACGGCCGATGCCGTGCGGCCCAATCGGGCGATGATGGCGCGCGACCGTGCATCGGCGATGCTCGGCCTCGTGGTCGAGCGGGACGACCCCGGTCACGCCGTCGTTTCGATGCGCGTCCGTGAGGACATGACCAACGGCTTCCAGATCACCCACGGCGGCCTCGTGTTCGCGCTCGCCGACACGGCCTTCGCGATCGCCTGCAACGAGGACGATCGGGTGACGGTCGCCGCCGGCGCCGACATCTCGTTCCTCAAGCCCACGGTCGCGGGGCAGACGCTCACCGCCACCGCCGTCCGCCGCACCCGCACGGGCCGCTCCGGGCTCTACGACGTGACCGTCGTGGACGAGCAGGGCGACCCCGTCGCCGAGTTCCGCGGACGCTCCCGCACCACCTCCCAGACCTTCTGA
- the paaK gene encoding phenylacetate--CoA ligase PaaK has product MTAPASALRPPTVDELDPEERMSRPEIERLQLERLRWTVQHAYRNVPLYTRKFDEAGVHPDDIRSLDDVHRLPFTTKDDLRETYPFGMFAVPMSDVARIHASSGTTGRPTVVGYTRGDLDRWGTLVARSLRASGIRRGMKVHNAYGYGLFTGGLGAHAGIEALGATVIPMSGGQTARQVQLIRDFEPDAILCTPSYLLTIADAMAAQGIDPRSTSLKVAVLGAEPWTNEMRHELEQRLGIDALDIFGLSEVMGPGVGNECLETKDGPHLWEDHFLPEVIDGDTLQALPDGERGELVFTSLTKEAFPVIRYRTRDITRLLPGTARPGMRRMEKVTGRNDDMIILRGVNLFPTQIEELVLGIEQLTPHFILELTKEGRMDALTVRIERHPDLSVETCEAAAQVLVQRIKVFIGSSVAVRLEEPGALPRSEGKYKRVYDLR; this is encoded by the coding sequence ATGACCGCCCCCGCCTCCGCCCTCCGCCCGCCGACGGTCGACGAGCTCGACCCCGAGGAGCGGATGAGCCGCCCCGAGATCGAGCGGCTCCAGCTCGAACGCCTCCGCTGGACGGTGCAGCACGCCTACCGCAACGTCCCGCTCTACACGCGCAAGTTCGACGAGGCCGGCGTCCACCCCGACGACATCCGCTCGCTCGATGACGTGCACCGCCTGCCGTTCACCACCAAGGACGATCTGCGCGAGACGTACCCCTTCGGCATGTTCGCGGTGCCGATGAGCGACGTCGCCCGCATCCATGCGTCCAGCGGCACCACCGGGCGCCCGACGGTCGTCGGGTACACGCGCGGCGACCTCGACCGGTGGGGGACGCTCGTGGCCCGCTCGCTCCGAGCGAGCGGCATCCGCCGCGGCATGAAGGTGCACAACGCCTACGGCTACGGCCTGTTCACCGGCGGCCTCGGGGCGCATGCGGGCATCGAGGCGCTCGGCGCCACCGTCATCCCCATGTCGGGCGGGCAGACCGCGCGGCAGGTGCAGCTCATCCGCGACTTCGAGCCCGACGCGATCCTGTGCACCCCCAGCTACCTGCTCACGATCGCCGACGCCATGGCCGCGCAGGGCATCGACCCCCGGTCGACGTCGCTGAAGGTCGCGGTGCTGGGGGCGGAGCCCTGGACCAACGAGATGCGGCATGAGCTGGAGCAGCGACTCGGCATCGACGCCCTCGACATCTTCGGCCTCAGCGAGGTCATGGGGCCGGGCGTCGGCAACGAGTGCCTCGAGACCAAGGACGGCCCCCACCTGTGGGAGGACCACTTCCTGCCCGAGGTGATCGACGGCGACACGCTGCAGGCGCTCCCGGACGGGGAGCGGGGCGAGCTCGTCTTCACCTCGCTCACCAAGGAGGCCTTCCCCGTCATCCGGTACCGCACGCGCGACATCACACGCCTCCTCCCGGGGACCGCGCGGCCCGGCATGCGGCGCATGGAGAAGGTCACCGGACGCAACGACGACATGATCATCCTGCGGGGCGTCAACCTCTTCCCGACGCAGATCGAGGAGCTGGTGCTCGGGATCGAGCAGCTCACCCCGCACTTCATCCTGGAGCTGACGAAGGAGGGGCGAATGGACGCGCTCACCGTGCGCATCGAACGCCACCCCGACCTGTCGGTGGAGACGTGCGAGGCGGCGGCCCAGGTGCTCGTGCAGCGCATCAAGGTGTTCATCGGCTCGTCCGTCGCCGTGCGGCTGGAGGAGCCGGGCGCGCTGCCCCGCAGCGAGGGCAAGTACAAGCGCGTCTACGATCTGCGCTGA
- a CDS encoding TetR/AcrR family transcriptional regulator — MSEMQTTRRGRPGYDQQGILAVAVTAFNEHGYDATSIGMLAERLGLSKSAIYHHFGSKDEILDRALDSALSGLEAVVDDPLPGDATDAVARLEHVLRGAVHVLVDQLPAVTLLLRVRGNTDVERRALTRRRAFDRRITALVAEAQAEGSLRSDIDAAVVARLTFGMINSIVEWYRPGGREGADRLADDVVAIALDGLRHA; from the coding sequence ATGTCCGAGATGCAGACCACGCGGCGCGGCCGCCCCGGGTACGACCAGCAGGGGATCCTCGCCGTCGCGGTGACCGCCTTCAACGAGCACGGCTACGACGCGACCTCGATCGGGATGCTCGCCGAGCGTCTCGGGTTGTCGAAGTCGGCGATCTACCATCACTTCGGGTCCAAGGACGAGATCCTCGACCGGGCCCTCGACAGCGCGCTCAGCGGGCTGGAGGCCGTCGTCGACGACCCGCTTCCGGGCGACGCGACCGACGCCGTCGCCCGCCTGGAGCACGTGCTCCGCGGTGCCGTGCACGTGCTCGTCGATCAGCTTCCCGCGGTGACGCTGCTGCTGCGGGTGCGCGGGAACACCGATGTGGAGCGCCGGGCCCTCACCCGACGACGTGCGTTCGACCGCCGCATCACGGCCCTCGTCGCGGAGGCGCAGGCCGAGGGGTCCCTGCGCTCCGACATCGACGCGGCCGTCGTCGCCCGCCTGACGTTCGGCATGATCAACTCGATCGTCGAGTGGTATCGCCCCGGCGGTCGCGAGGGGGCCGATCGCCTCGCGGACGACGTCGTCGCGATCGCCCTCGACGGCCTCCGGCACGCCTGA